The nucleotide window GCAAGTGCGGAACGAGTTCGAGATCGATCTGGTCGATGAGACTGAAGACGACGTGGCCCGGACCAGTCGCATGACGGGCGTCATGCAGGGCGTCGCGCGTCAGGTCTCGCTCGATCCCAATGATGGCATGGAGCTGTGATAGCGATGACCCCACGCAAGAAGAAGGCTCAGATCTCGGTCTATCTGGATCCCGCGACGATGGGGCTGCTGGCCGACTATGCCGCGCGGCGCGGCCAGCCTCAGTCCCTGATCGCCGAGGCAGCCATCGCGTCCTTCCTGTCGCCGGACGCCGCGGAGCAGCGGGAAGCTGCAATCGCCAAGCGCCTCGATCAGTTGGACCGACGGATGGCCCGGCTGGAGCGGGACCTCGGCATCTCGGTCGAGACGCTGGCAGTGTTCGTGCGGTTCTGGCTGGCCACCACGCCGGCATTGCCGGAGCCGGCGGCCCAGGCAGCCCGAGCCAAGGCGGGGGAGCGATATGAGGCGTTCGTCGCGGCGCTGGGGCGCCGGCTCGCGAAGGGGCCGAGGCTGGCGCATGAGGTTTCTGAGGACAGCGGCGCTTATAAAACGTGAGAAAGGGGCCATCCGCCAGATACAGACATTGGCAAGGTGTTCGCAGCCGGACGTTGTGGGTCGATCCAATCGAGCGCAACCGCACGTTCGTCCACGCTCCGGTCAGATCGCAGGCCACTATCGCAATTCGCTTAATCGATCAGTGGATCAATGACTTGAAGGGCTTTCGCGAACGATCTCCGTTGTCGAGAAATGCTGCCCGATCCGTGCCATCCTATTGCGTTTTCGGCGCCAAGGAGGAGAAAGTCGCCCCCTTCGTTCCACAATGCACTTCGGCCCCGTGGGTCGCGTGAGCCATAGGACGGCTTTCTATAAATCAGATATTTGCTAATATGCGAGCTATAGAGAGGGACTCTATCGCTCATGGCATGGAATTGGACGCAGCCTCATTGGCCGCATTTGACATATGATCCGGCCGCCCTTGAACCGCTGGAGCGGCACTTCCTGCTGCTCTCCGGAGAGGTGATCGGCGCGGTCCGCCACGTGGGCGACGATGACCGCGACCTGCTGCGGATCGAGCTCCTCAGCGAAGAGGCGGTCAAGACCAGCGCGATCGAGGGTGAGGCCCTGGATCGCCTGAGCGTGCAATCTTCCCTGCGCCGGCAATTCGGCCTCGACACCGACGATCGCACCGTGAAGCCGAGGGAACGCGGCATCGCGGAGATGATGGCTGATCTATACCGGAGTTGGGCGGATCCGCTGGACGACGATACCCTGTTCCGCTGGCACCGCATGCTCATGGCGGATAGCCGGCATCTGGAGACGATCGGCGGCTACCGTCGTCATGAAGCCGCGATGCAGATCGTATCCGGCCGCTACGATCGACCGACAGTGCATTTCGAGGCGCCGCCTTCGTCCCAGGTCCCCAAGGAGATGACGGCCTATCTCACTTGGTTCAACGGCTCGGCACCGAACGGCAGCACGCCGCTACCCGCCCTCACTCGTGCCGGGATGGGACATCTCTATTTCGAGAGCATCCACCCCTTCGAGGATGGCAACGGTCGGATCGGTCGCGCCGTCGCGGAAAAGTCCCTCGCGCAGAACATCGGACAACCGACGCTGATCGCACTCGCCCATACCATCGAGCAGCACCGCAAGGCCTATTATGAACAGCTGGAGGTCTATCAGCGGACGCTCGAGATCACCGGCTGGTTGATCTACTTCGCCGAAACGATCATCGCGGCTCAGCAGACGACGCTGGGCCGCGTCGCCTTCCATATCGCTAAGACGCACTTCTACGATCGTTTCCGCGACAAGATGAACGAACGCCAGGAGAAGGTGATCACCCGGCTATTTCGTGAAGGCCCGGGCGGATTCACGGGTGGCCTGAGTGCAGAGAATTACATCGCGATCACCGGCACCTCGCGTCCGACCGCCACGCGTGACCTCCACGATTTGGTCGCGAAAGGCGCCCTGATGCGAACCGGTGAGCGCCGCTACACGCGCTACCACCTGAATCTG belongs to Xanthobacter autotrophicus Py2 and includes:
- a CDS encoding conserved hypothetical protein (KEGG: pde:Pden_1505 hypothetical protein), yielding MTPRKKKAQISVYLDPATMGLLADYAARRGQPQSLIAEAAIASFLSPDAAEQREAAIAKRLDQLDRRMARLERDLGISVETLAVFVRFWLATTPALPEPAAQAARAKAGERYEAFVAALGRRLAKGPRLAHEVSEDSGAYKT
- a CDS encoding filamentation induced by cAMP protein Fic (PFAM: filamentation induced by cAMP protein Fic~KEGG: atc:AGR_pAT_503 hypothetical protein) — encoded protein: MAWNWTQPHWPHLTYDPAALEPLERHFLLLSGEVIGAVRHVGDDDRDLLRIELLSEEAVKTSAIEGEALDRLSVQSSLRRQFGLDTDDRTVKPRERGIAEMMADLYRSWADPLDDDTLFRWHRMLMADSRHLETIGGYRRHEAAMQIVSGRYDRPTVHFEAPPSSQVPKEMTAYLTWFNGSAPNGSTPLPALTRAGMGHLYFESIHPFEDGNGRIGRAVAEKSLAQNIGQPTLIALAHTIEQHRKAYYEQLEVYQRTLEITGWLIYFAETIIAAQQTTLGRVAFHIAKTHFYDRFRDKMNERQEKVITRLFREGPGGFTGGLSAENYIAITGTSRPTATRDLHDLVAKGALMRTGERRYTRYHLNLPGTASKP